The genomic stretch TGTGATATCAAAAGACTTCCCGTGGAGGTTCCGACAAATAAATCGTAATCGTGCTTGGCTTCCTGAATCAAAAATTGGGCAACGCCGCCCGCAAAGGCACCCTTGCTACCTCCCCCCGAAATGACCAATGCCCTCATTCACCTAAAGTTTTCTCCAAATATTGCTTTTCTTCCTGACTTAGCAAAGGGTAAAGTCCCTTAATACGGGCCGTGTTACCTTCAGATTGCAAAAAATCGCTCAAGATGGTCCGGGCCGACTTTTTGAAATGCCAAACATGGTGATTGCAAGCTTCCACAAGGTTTTTGAGCACAATATCGGTAAAGCCACCAATATTTTTAAGGTATTGAAAGGCAATCAGACGGGTCTCAAAATGATGTTCCGCACCTGTATACCCGCTCAATTCATCAAAATAGATAGCTCTTGAATCTGGATTATATTCGGGAGTCACCAAGGCCAAGGTCAACCACAATAATCGAATATTCTTGTTGGGGAAGCCTGTGATGCCATCGGTTTCATTGAGGTATTTGCTTCTGTTTTCTGGGAAATCGGTCCATAATCGATACAGTGCGGCCTCGATCGTAGTGTAGCTTTTATCCTTTAAAAGTCCTTCCACAGTTCTTCGAAGCTCAGCGGGAATCTGGTTTTGGGACAAAATAACGGCTTGCCTCACTTTTAAATCTTCAGCTTTGATAATGGCTTCCAAAAAGTCCGTGGAAAGCTTATCGCCGTAATCCAAAACAAGGTTTTCTTTGAGTTGGTTTGATTTTAATCTTTTCCAAGCTCGTTGTAAAATAATCTCCGTGTTTTCAGGTTGGGCTGCTACCTTATCTTTCAACTCAAAATAGGTTTTGATGGATGCATTTTTCTTTTTTAAAAATTCAACGACCTGTTCATATGGAAATTCAGGGTTTTGCAACCATAATTCCTGAAAATCATCCAGATTTGAGTTCGATGCTTGTTCTATTTCTACAATCAAATCGGGAATGGTCACATTTTTATATGCGTGTTTTTTTAGGTAGTTCCGAACCCCTTCCTTAAAGGAATCCTCCCCTACACTATCCTGAAGCATTACCAAGGCCCAAGCACCTTTTTCGTAAAAGGTAAGACTGCCTGCATTTGGATTGCGAAGCGCCTCCCCACCATCATCCCCCGAAAAACGATGAAGGGCATTGGCCGTTTCCAACAAATGCCAATAATGATGATCATCACCAAAAATGTCCTTTTCCGCCA from Flagellimonas oceani encodes the following:
- a CDS encoding M1 family metallopeptidase — translated: MKLSPIFVFFLFVQMLSAQTQDKVDFVHAKVLIEPTPSENRINGSVTYQFDVIEDVGSVYLDAVDLEFSSVFLDDAKIDFDYNGRKITINKKMEKGDTHTLKLNYVAKPKQTVYFLGWNDAVRNNEQVWTQGQGKYTSRWLPSFDDMTEKVEFDLDIILEQDYTVIANGKLVKKNTLPDAKGYLWQFDMEKPMSSYLVGFAIGDFNKKTVESSSEIPIELYYEPTDFTKVEPTYRYSKHIFDFLEEEIGVAYPWQNYKQVPVQDFLYAGMENTTCTIFSNQYVIDSTAFVDKNYVNVNAHELAHQWFGNLVTETSSEHHWLHEGFATFYAYLAEKDIFGDDHHYWHLLETANALHRFSGDDGGEALRNPNAGSLTFYEKGAWALVMLQDSVGEDSFKEGVRNYLKKHAYKNVTIPDLIVEIEQASNSNLDDFQELWLQNPEFPYEQVVEFLKKKNASIKTYFELKDKVAAQPENTEIILQRAWKRLKSNQLKENLVLDYGDKLSTDFLEAIIKAEDLKVRQAVILSQNQIPAELRRTVEGLLKDKSYTTIEAALYRLWTDFPENRSKYLNETDGITGFPNKNIRLLWLTLALVTPEYNPDSRAIYFDELSGYTGAEHHFETRLIAFQYLKNIGGFTDIVLKNLVEACNHHVWHFKKSARTILSDFLQSEGNTARIKGLYPLLSQEEKQYLEKTLGE